From Pseudomonas hormoni:
TGCCGACTTTCTTCGCCGTGTCATCCAGGCAGAGCAGGTAGCGACGGACTTCGATACGGCTTTCCGCCGACAGCGAGTGGTAGTCGGCGACACCTTTGAGGGTGTCGAGCAGGGCGGTGATGGTCGGTTCGGTCTGTTGCGGGTTGCAACGGAATTTCTCCGGCAGATCACCTTCCACGCTTTTGCCCAGGGCCAGGTATTCACCCAGCGTATCTGCATTGCGCTTGTAGAACTGGTTCAGGTGCAGGGTCGCATCGCGAGTGCGTTCGATTTGGTAGGTGGTGCTGCCCAGGTCGAGTACGAACTGCGCCGGAACGATACCGATCAGCACCAGCATGATCAGGCCGATACCTTTCTGGCCATCGTTGGAACCGTGCACAAAGCTCACGGCCATGGCGGAAATCACCAGCACCAGGCGGTTCCAGAACGGCGGATGCTTCTTGTCGTCGATCTTGCGGCGCTGTTCCGGTGTCTTGTGCATCTTCGACAGTGGACGCCACCATTTAAGGCCGATCAGGATCAGCGCTGCGATCAGGAACCCGGCCATCGGCGAAAACACCAGCGAAGCCGCGATATCGATCGCCTTCTGCCAGTTGACGCCATCGGCCAATGGAATGTCGTTGATCAGCGCGTTGGCCAGGCCAACCCCGAGGATCGAACCGATCAGCGTGTGGGAGCTGGAGGCCGGGATACCGAAGTACCAGGTGCCCAGGTTCCAGGTGATGGCGGCGGCAAGCAACGAGAACACCATGGCCAGTCCGTGACCGGTGTTCACATTGATCAGCAGTTCTACCGGCAGCAGGTGGACGATGGCATACGCCACGCCAACACCGCCCAGCAGCACGCCGAGGAAGTTGAATACACCGGAAAAGAACACGGCCAGATGCGGCGGCATGGCTTTGGTGTAGATAACAGTGGCCACCGCGTTTGCAGTGTCATGAAAGCCGTTGATGAACTCGAAGGCGAGGACAAAGGCGAGGGCGAGCAAGAGGCTCACAAGCACCCAAGCATCCAGTCCGCTGAATAAATCGATCATGAAGGTTTTCTGACCCGGT
This genomic window contains:
- a CDS encoding inorganic phosphate transporter, yielding MIDLFSGLDAWVLVSLLLALAFVLAFEFINGFHDTANAVATVIYTKAMPPHLAVFFSGVFNFLGVLLGGVGVAYAIVHLLPVELLINVNTGHGLAMVFSLLAAAITWNLGTWYFGIPASSSHTLIGSILGVGLANALINDIPLADGVNWQKAIDIAASLVFSPMAGFLIAALILIGLKWWRPLSKMHKTPEQRRKIDDKKHPPFWNRLVLVISAMAVSFVHGSNDGQKGIGLIMLVLIGIVPAQFVLDLGSTTYQIERTRDATLHLNQFYKRNADTLGEYLALGKSVEGDLPEKFRCNPQQTEPTITALLDTLKGVADYHSLSAESRIEVRRYLLCLDDTAKKVGKLPGLAAREKADLDKLRKDLTTTTEYAPFWVILAVALALGLGTMVGWKRVVLTIGEKIGKQGMTYSQGMSAQITTASLIGMANIFSLPVSTTHVLSSGVAGTMVANKSGLQGGTVRTILLAWVLTLPATVALSAGLFWLASKALGS